From a region of the Actinopolymorpha singaporensis genome:
- a CDS encoding GlxA family transcriptional regulator, producing the protein MPFRAVGSRHRIAVLALPAVVPFDLGTATQVFGSARDGDGRRHYVVRVCTPDGAAVPTASGFDVTPEHGPELLADADTVVVPGVHGGSAMTDGTIDPLVAQALREVVATGRRLVSICTGAFVLAAAGVLDGRPATTHWAHAERFRQLYPKVRLDPDVLFVDDGQVLTSAGVGAGLDLCLHIIRRDHGAEVANSAARRCVVPPWRDGGQSQYIERPVPSPAGTTTEPTRRWMLEHLADPLDLQALAGHARMSVRTFTRRFREETGLSPGSWLGRQRIEHARHLLESTDLPVDGVARAAGFATTASLRQHLHAVVGVSPLAYRRTFRGTSTS; encoded by the coding sequence ATGCCGTTTCGCGCCGTCGGATCACGGCACCGGATCGCGGTGCTGGCCCTGCCCGCCGTCGTGCCGTTCGACCTGGGCACGGCGACCCAGGTCTTCGGCTCCGCCCGCGACGGCGACGGGCGGCGGCACTACGTCGTCCGGGTCTGTACGCCCGACGGAGCGGCGGTGCCGACGGCCTCCGGCTTCGACGTCACTCCCGAGCACGGCCCGGAGCTGCTGGCCGACGCGGACACCGTGGTGGTTCCCGGTGTGCACGGCGGCTCGGCGATGACCGACGGGACGATCGACCCGCTGGTCGCCCAGGCCCTGCGGGAGGTGGTGGCGACCGGGCGGCGACTGGTGTCGATCTGCACAGGTGCGTTCGTGCTGGCCGCGGCGGGTGTGCTGGACGGGCGCCCGGCGACGACCCACTGGGCGCACGCCGAGCGGTTCCGTCAGCTGTATCCGAAGGTACGGCTCGACCCGGACGTGTTGTTCGTCGACGACGGCCAGGTGCTCACCTCGGCGGGGGTGGGCGCCGGGCTCGACCTGTGCCTGCACATCATCCGACGCGATCACGGTGCCGAGGTGGCCAACAGCGCGGCCCGCCGGTGTGTGGTGCCGCCCTGGCGTGACGGCGGTCAGTCGCAGTACATCGAACGCCCGGTTCCCTCCCCGGCCGGCACCACCACCGAACCCACCCGCCGGTGGATGCTGGAACACCTGGCCGACCCGCTCGACCTGCAGGCGCTGGCCGGGCACGCGCGGATGAGCGTACGGACGTTCACCCGGCGGTTCCGGGAGGAGACCGGCCTGAGCCCCGGCAGCTGGCTGGGACGGCAGCGCATCGAACACGCCCGGCACCTGCTGGAGTCCACCGACCTGCCGGTCGACGGGGTGGCCCGGGCGGCAGGGTTCGCGACCACCGCGTCGCTGCGCCAGCACCTGCACGCGGTCGTCGGCGTCTCGCCGCTCGCGTACCGGCGAACCTTCCGAGGCACGTCGACGTCCTGA
- a CDS encoding MFS transporter has protein sequence MRTSTLSPRLHRAWLVAGVSMLTLVAAAGFGATPGVLVTPLQEEFGWSRSTISLAISVNLLLYGLTAPFAAALMERFGIRRVLVCALGLIVVGSGLTVFMTASWQLVLLWGVLVGLGTGAMALGFVATITGRWFVRHRGLVTGVLTSGGAAGRLVFLPVLATLAVGSGWRSASWTVTIAALAVIPLVVVFLRDRPSDVGLVPYGATGDEPAEPVQHPAAGRALATLAAAARTKPFWLLAVGFAICGMSTNGLIQIHLIPAAHDHGMAEPVAASLLALAGVLDVVGTIASGWLTDRVPAPLLLGLYYALRGGSLLLLPSLLAAEPHPSLLIFIVFYGLDWVATVPPTIALCRTHFGTAGPIVFGWVFASHQIGAAIAATAAGLVRDGLGSYTLAFTGAGLLCFLAAAASIRIPNRPAADPATGPVTAPATGPATGPATGPATDDDQGERTGQFGEGTDDHDRRVATGSGA, from the coding sequence GTGCGAACGTCCACACTCTCGCCCCGCCTCCACCGTGCCTGGCTGGTCGCGGGCGTCTCGATGCTCACCCTGGTCGCCGCCGCGGGATTCGGCGCCACACCGGGAGTCCTCGTCACTCCCCTGCAGGAGGAGTTCGGCTGGTCGCGCAGCACGATCTCGCTCGCGATCTCGGTGAACCTCCTCCTCTACGGCCTGACCGCGCCGTTCGCTGCCGCACTGATGGAGCGGTTCGGGATCCGCCGGGTCCTGGTCTGCGCGCTCGGGCTGATCGTGGTGGGCAGCGGGCTGACGGTCTTCATGACCGCCAGCTGGCAGCTGGTCCTGCTGTGGGGTGTGCTCGTCGGCCTGGGCACCGGGGCGATGGCGCTGGGCTTCGTGGCAACGATCACCGGGCGGTGGTTCGTCCGGCACCGCGGCCTGGTGACCGGTGTTCTGACCTCCGGGGGCGCGGCCGGGCGGCTGGTGTTCCTGCCCGTACTCGCCACTCTCGCCGTCGGCTCCGGCTGGCGCAGCGCCTCCTGGACGGTGACGATCGCCGCTCTGGCGGTCATTCCGCTGGTCGTGGTGTTCCTGCGCGACCGGCCGAGCGACGTCGGGCTCGTACCGTACGGCGCAACGGGTGACGAACCCGCCGAACCGGTCCAGCACCCGGCCGCCGGCCGGGCCCTGGCCACGCTGGCCGCGGCAGCTCGCACGAAGCCCTTCTGGCTGCTCGCCGTAGGCTTCGCGATCTGCGGCATGTCGACCAACGGACTGATCCAGATCCACCTGATCCCCGCCGCGCACGACCACGGCATGGCCGAACCTGTGGCCGCGTCCCTCCTGGCCCTGGCGGGTGTGCTGGACGTGGTGGGGACGATCGCCTCCGGCTGGCTCACCGACCGGGTTCCGGCCCCGCTGCTGCTCGGCTTGTACTACGCGCTGCGCGGCGGCTCCCTGCTGCTGCTTCCGTCACTGCTCGCGGCCGAGCCGCACCCGAGCCTCCTGATCTTCATCGTGTTCTACGGGCTGGACTGGGTGGCGACCGTGCCGCCGACGATCGCCTTGTGCCGTACGCATTTCGGCACCGCTGGACCGATCGTGTTCGGCTGGGTCTTCGCCTCCCACCAGATCGGCGCGGCGATCGCCGCGACCGCCGCCGGGTTGGTCCGCGACGGCCTGGGCAGCTACACCCTCGCGTTCACCGGAGCCGGCCTCCTCTGCTTCCTGGCCGCCGCCGCGTCCATCCGGATCCCGAACCGTCCGGCGGCCGACCCGGCGACCGGGCCGGTGACCGCCCCTGCGACCGGCCCTGCGACCGGCCCTGCGACCGGCCCTGCGACCGACGACGACCAGGGCGAGCGCACCGGCCAGTTCGGCGAGGGAACAGACGACCATGACCGGCGGGTAGCTACCGGAAGTGGTGCGTAG